A region of the Polaribacter sp. L3A8 genome:
AGCCTCACAATTTTATATGAAGCTTTTAATAACTAACCAAACTCAAATACTATTTTCTTTAATTTAAATAAGCTGCTACTGCAGCTTTTCTAGAAGTTGCATGTGATTTTAATTGGCTAACTGCCGATTGAAAATCTGAACTGTTATTTAAAAATGTATAACCTGTAACTTCTGATGTTGCATATTCTTCTACTAAAGCGGCATAGCTTGTATATAAAGCCTGAATTGTAGATTCATTAAACGCACCGTTTATAACCTCTTCTACATACGCATCATACTTTTCTTTATACACTTCATCTTGATACATATACCCTATTAATGGCCATTGAGAAGCTGTTAATCCAGAGAAATTTAAAGATAAAGCACCACCTTGTTTACCTGTCTGTAAAGCTTCATTATTATCCCAAGGAATCCAAGTTAGTTTACTCGTAGCAGGATCATTGTATAAGAAATAATTATGTGTCATTCTACCATAGGTATCCCAATTTTGAACCACTGTATTTACAGCCAAGTATTTTAAAAATATGTCGGTATCAAAAACAGCATCTAAACTTGTTCTCCAAGCGGCAGCATCTGTAGTTTTTGTACCATCATTTATAATTGTTAAAAGACTTTGTACATCAGAAAAATCTGCCTCATCTTCATTATTTTTCTTTACATATTCGTCTTCATCAAAAGTTCCATTTGCAAAACTTGCAGCATCACCATCTGGTTTGTATAGATTTCCTCCATCATCAGAAAATTGTGTATCTAAAACACTACCATCTACCTCTTCTACTAAAGTATACAATCCAAAATATTGTGGTCCATTACCATGATCCACATATAATGTGTAAAAAGCGGTATGAGACGCCACTAAGCCAGCGTTTCTAAACACATCTGTAGCTACTTTTTCTCTTAACATAGAACTATCATCATAATTATTTTTAAGACTTAATTTCTTAATTCCGTAAAAACGTTGATTCTTTATTTGAGGATAATCATCTTCAAACTCATCAAAATCTAATTTGAATGATAATTTTAAAATCCCTGCTTGCCAACTACTTTTTAAACTTGAATTTCCTTTAAAACGCAAACCAACTCTATACCATTCTTTCCCTTCATAAAACACTTCTCCAGGCACAAAAATTGGATCTTCATCGATATCTACAGAAACACCAGGTCCTCCTGCAGAACTTCCTCCAAATGTTCCATAAAGGTTCTCCATATCATCTAACATGGTTTGCCAACGAGCTTCCGTAATAACAAAGTCTAACCTTTTTACTGTGTTATCTTCAAAAACTTCGCTAATATTAGCATCTACATCTTTACTATGTGTAGCCTCTGTCCAGTCTATAGCTTCAAAATCTGTATCATCTATTACTACAGCAACTTCATTACTATCATCTGTATCATCTACTGTAACATCAGAAACATCATCACTTGTACACGAAAAAATAAAAAGTGTAATCACTAATGAGAATAATTTAATTTTATAATTTTTCATAATTAATTGTTTGATTGATTTTTTTGATTCTATTTTGTTATCCTTATTTTCTTGGTCTTTCTCTTCTCTCTGGTTTAGGAGCATCTTTCAGTTCTTTTTCTGAAATGAAACCATCTTCATCAGTATCAACTTTTTTAAAATCTTTTGCCAAAGGCCCTTTTACTTCTTTTTGAGAAATTTTACCATCTTCGTTTGCATCAAATTCTTTTAAAAGTTGTTTAAATGTTGGTGGTCCTTTTGGTTTGTCATCAGAATTATCTGCTTGTGCAAAACTTGATGCTGACACCCCTAAAGAAACTATTATGACTGCTAAAATTTTATTTGTTGAGTTTTTCATTTTAAATCTATTTATTAAGTTTATATACCTTTAGATGCTAGTCCTTTTAAAAACTTGTGCACGTTAACTTTACTTTAACATATCTAATTAAAA
Encoded here:
- a CDS encoding CotH kinase family protein, with protein sequence MKNYKIKLFSLVITLFIFSCTSDDVSDVTVDDTDDSNEVAVVIDDTDFEAIDWTEATHSKDVDANISEVFEDNTVKRLDFVITEARWQTMLDDMENLYGTFGGSSAGGPGVSVDIDEDPIFVPGEVFYEGKEWYRVGLRFKGNSSLKSSWQAGILKLSFKLDFDEFEDDYPQIKNQRFYGIKKLSLKNNYDDSSMLREKVATDVFRNAGLVASHTAFYTLYVDHGNGPQYFGLYTLVEEVDGSVLDTQFSDDGGNLYKPDGDAASFANGTFDEDEYVKKNNEDEADFSDVQSLLTIINDGTKTTDAAAWRTSLDAVFDTDIFLKYLAVNTVVQNWDTYGRMTHNYFLYNDPATSKLTWIPWDNNEALQTGKQGGALSLNFSGLTASQWPLIGYMYQDEVYKEKYDAYVEEVINGAFNESTIQALYTSYAALVEEYATSEVTGYTFLNNSSDFQSAVSQLKSHATSRKAAVAAYLN
- a CDS encoding EF-hand domain-containing protein: MKNSTNKILAVIIVSLGVSASSFAQADNSDDKPKGPPTFKQLLKEFDANEDGKISQKEVKGPLAKDFKKVDTDEDGFISEKELKDAPKPERRERPRK